Within Plodia interpunctella isolate USDA-ARS_2022_Savannah chromosome 17, ilPloInte3.2, whole genome shotgun sequence, the genomic segment TTTGTGATATTGTGTACAGCTTATTTTTAAGTGCCCCAAATATGCACCCATTAAAACTGTTATCGTTGATGGTATTTGCCTTCGGACTATTAGATAATGGTGAGTTTTGAAAGTgcagttaattttttaaaattttgcctATCACCGGTTGTTTATAAAGAGGATTTATACTCAGTTATTATATACTGGGAAGTAGTGTATTTTTGAGACAAATTGTAGTGCGGAATCCCAACCTCCAGACAAACtcgtataggtaggtactcaaGACTTAAATTCCCtctcaagaaataaatttaaaaactgaaTTTGGTATCGAATTATTtggtaatttgaaatattatcattacataaattatattatggcTCTATATTTCTTCCTGCCTGACTGATGTCACGCCTTCTCGACTAAACCGTTGAGccgattatgatgaaatttgttacatagacatatatatatgtatctatattataacGGGCGGAattgcgggcaacagctaatgTATTATAAACACTGCCAGTATCATTAAGgaaatttcatatataaaatcGTTTTTTGAGTAATACCTTGGCTGTCTCGAATTTTAACTCTACTTTCGGATGTCTAAAATACCTCGCATGggaattaatttcttttgaaGCTAACATCTACTAACAATCttaattgcaatatttattaccaGCTATTGCCGGCAACTCCGGTCGCTGTGGCTTGTTTGACCTCGGATCATAATCtgttcaaatttcatcaaaatcgggaTTGAATCGTGAAAGACgtgacagactttcgcatttataatataaactaagtataagtacctatggcacagattatataatacttccagtagtacctacttatggatttatttatgaaatttatcaaTCGCTGTGACTattctgaaataatatttataaatatttttgcaaattgtTGTACCGACAGAAAAATAGAAGAAGCGAaaggtttatttatgttagttGACACCGTTTCAAACATAAGCACATGAGCAGTAGCGCTGCTGACTGCGAACCTACttacaatgtaagtacacacgTAAAGTAAATTCCACCTACGGCCTCGGATCGGGCTCCGGCTAATATTTTCTCATTGCAACTATGAAGAAGGACGGAGGTTTGATTTCGATCCGGGAAATACGAACCATTAATTACCACATCGGGGTCATTCATCTCaccaattatataaaatttaccagTATAGAAGAAACGCTGCAATCGCAATATCCTTTCTGAGAAAAATCGCATCGTGTTCAGTGTAACAGGTCACCACCACGCTGCATAATGTAACCAACCGGTATTCATtgcataatgaaaaataaaatgtgcagGGTTGGGAATGTCGCGAATGTAGCTTTGACGACTTCTTCTTAGTAGTCCGATCAATCGAACCACGAATAAATTTTAGGTCCTAAGACGGACTATATAAACTCTTAACCGCTGGGCTACCTCTGCTTCATTAAATgaattcttcatagtcgtacctattcctcatgactaacgtggaattaaacacacaacaacttctttgcattagtaatggagtggtttgccattgccttctccatttcacacacaagttaatataattaaccagtgtgcaggtttcctcatgattttttccttcataaatttgaaattttgtaataattccGGGTCACTTATAGTGTCAGGAGGATTGAGAAGATTTGACCacgaattaaataatattctgtaATGTTAGTTAGTAAATGTAAGTTACACATCATAGTACAAAAGCCATACATTTATACTTACAGAGATAATTAGGTAGTGCACTTGAAACGGGTAACTATTTGAATATTCATCTATAGGAATGATAAATTGCATAGgtatttagaatattagttTCCACaggccaccacttgcttccggtgaaggttgactatttagtttgcgtgtaggtacctatgcgACCACTGTCACTCAGTGGCAGTAGGTAAGTAGTAAAAACTATGACCAATGCCTGTAGGCGACTTGAATgtaatctgacaccagtggcAATAAAAATGAAGGTAGGTAGATAAAACCCAAACATCACAAAACATTAGGAACTGGAACACATCAAGCAAATAGCTACTGAAGGTAGATCTTCATGTCATCGTCGGCTAGCTAGACTAGGTATATTATACAGGCATCTCATATGCATATTTATGAACCATGAAACAATATAAGTCAAACATAGAGaaggaaattttattatttgcatcTATGTTGCCGCTTGTTAGTGCGATCGGACGACACGCTGTTCGATCCACCGTCAACTTGCATATTGCATAATGgagcaaatataaaatactagcttttgcctgcgagTTCGTCGCGTAAATTTATCActaaaacagttatttttttgggGCAAAAGGTACCTACCCATGTCCTTCTCCTAATATCAGGAAGATTGGTTGAGAggagtagataatgcgtgaacaaacaaaattacttttggatttataattaaaaatcaaacgAACTTACCAAGTGAAGTTCGATGATAATTGTGTGAACAGATTCATTCGAAGCGATTTATGGTTTACATAACGTATAGTGGCATTGCCATGCACTACCTTCACGCACAtttgtatcaaaatttaaaaaaaatatataaaattgttgtttaCCCCCACTTTCTACCCTCACCTACGGTGAGCAGCGCCCGCTCTTGGCTCATTGAGTTTAACGTGTGGCaactttcagatttatttcacACTTCAGGGTCGGGAAATTGTAGCagtaaaatgaatgaaaatcatGAGTTTTGAAGTATGGGAGGGTGACTGACCATAAATCGCTTCGAATGAATCTGTTCACACAATTATCATCGAACTTCACTTGGTAAGTTcgtttgatttttaattgtgtttcacagaTTCATTCTCGCGATTTATGGTTTACATAACGTATAGATGTTCAGAGaacttgtgaaataaattggaGAGTGTGGgataagttttaatattaacaatcAGGTAAATTcacagattatttattattcataaatatagcttatttatgctaaacagttttaaattatcaattttttaatttcattttacagATTATTAAGGATAGACCTGGCAAAATCAATAtctataatttctttattataaaacctCGCAAATACTTTAGATGAATCAGTCCAGCCAGCAGTTTTACGAATAACATCAATACTGACTCCACACCTATTAGCAGTAGATGTAGCAGCATGGCGAGTACTGTGTCCTGTGAAAATTGACGTGTTTATACCACTATCTTtcagtgtattttttatccagtGGCTTAATCTTTGTGTagacaattttgaaaatggtttcttataactaataaataaaaattgattgcCTACGTGACGTAATgttgatgttttatttatgtaggtttGTAAACAACTTGCCGGGCATATTTCCGGCTTTTCTTGGAAATATGGTAGTTTTAAGACAGGTTGGTATGAATTTGGTTtagatgtttttataatttcaggaATAGTAATTACTATTTCTACTGAATCAAATATCTTAATGttggataattttattaaggaAAATGTCTGCACTCTATGTGCTGATACTAATGCTAATAAGGTCAAAGTCTTTGCAGAAAGGGTTTTTAGGTCAAGTGACTCATTTGGCCATTTTTGGGCTAAATAGTTTAGAACTATACTAGGGTTCCAAGTCCAGTTATATTTTGCTCTAGTAGGTCTTAATCTAAAAACTCCTTTCATGAATCGCTTAATTCTATTatcattcattaaattactTCCCAATAATAAGGATAAAGCCGATTTGTGACAATTAATAGTGCCGTAACTTGCACCAGAATCAAAAACTTCTGTTAGAAAATGAATAGCAATCGGTACAGAAACTGTAGTAAAATCATACTTGTTTTTAGTACAGTATTGAAGCCAGTTTCTTATACAGTAATCATATTGTTTGTAAGTACTGTCTGATAGCGAAGCTAACATGATGTCTATGGAACGAGGTGATAAGAATCTTTTCAGAAGAGTTTCCCTGATAATCTCGCGGCAACTAGTCTGAGGCTTCTGTGAAGATTGTGTGATGTTCTGAAAGGAGATTTAAGTAGATTTACATttggttgaaaataaatgggCTTGCAGGTTAATAGTCTTTGAAATAATGGAAACCAGGGCTGAGTTGGCCAAAACGGTACTATGACAATGCCCTCTGTTTTTTCTCTAGTAATTTTTTGTAGGGTTTTTAGTACAAGAGAAAATGGTGGAAACGCGTAAAAATAGCCCAATTTTTTCCAGTCTAATGTGAAAGCATCCACAGCCCAAGCTTGTGGATCCTGTTtccaagaaatatatattttacattttgcatTATGTCTACTGGCAAACAAATCTATAACCGGAGAACCCAATTGTTCAATGGTTTCATTAAAGGCATAATTCGCTAATTCCCATTCTGTATCTTGAAACTTTTTTCGAGACATAGCATCGGCTTCCACGTTCTCTTTTGTGTTAATATATGATGCAAAAATCGTAATTCCACGTTTTTCGCACCAACTCCAAATGTCTCTCGATACGTTATCGAGATGAACAAACTGGACACTCCccattttgtttatacaaGATATGGCAGTGATGTTATCAATACGCATTAAGATCTCACAATTATATTCATCTTTAGCAAAAACTTTAAGGGCAAACAAGGCAGCTTTAAGCTCTAATtcattaatatgtaaagatttttcttcatctttccaataaccaaatattttattatctttacaaTATGCCCCCCAACCGGACGTTGAGGCATCTGAGAAGATTTCTAGACGGTATTCGTTAGATTTTAATCGACAAACTCCATTATCGATGTGTTTAATCCACCAATCTATATCACTGTTCAACAGATCTGTGATTTTTACATATTGATTGTATGAAGGGTTATTAAGtagctttttatatttaaaacgttCGAAAGTTTTTGTGTATAGCCAACCGTATTCTATAGCGGGACATGATGAAGTCAAAAGACCTAATATTTTCGCGAATTTTCGTAACTTTAGTTTATGAGATTTTGATAGGCTGATTAGCATTTCTTTTATTCTAGATCTTTTCTGAATTGGAAGACTAATAGTCATGTTACTGGAATCGAAAATGAAAcctaaaaatttacattgattTAAAGGTCTTAAACAACTTTTTTCAAGGTTAACTATAAATCccagattttgtaaaaaattaagtgtaCAATTCAAATTTCTGTAACAGTCAGTGTAAGAAGAttctaacaataataaatcatccaaataaataatggacGTCATATTGCGAGATCTTAAGTATTGTACGACAGgttttaacattttagtaaaaacaTAAGGTGCGGTACATAATCCGAATGGTAAGCAATTGAATTCGTACAGATCTCCACAATATTGAAATCTAAGATACTTTCTATGTAATTTGTGTACTGGAATAAGAAAATAAGCATCTTTTAGGTCTATTGACGCCATAAAACAATTAGgggttataagtttaacaacGGTACGATAGTCCTCCATTTTAAAATGAGAggtttttacaaatttgtttaagcatttaagatttaatataaatcttttgtCTCCGTTAGGCTtagttactaaaaatatactcgACAAGAATTCTCCGTCCTCGTGGTTACATTTAGAAATTGCGTTGATATCTAATAGTTTTTGTATCGCTGTTTCAAAATCCGATGATTCTTGAACGGATCTAGGCTGAACATTCGGATTATTACTGCGACtaggtaatttaataaatggtaTCTTGTAACCTTGAACCCATTCCAATATAAGTAGGTCGTCAGTTACTTGTGACCAGGCCTgtgcaaaatatttaagacGGCCAGCGTAACGTACCTCGTCTATTTGCGATACGCGCTGCGTTTCTGTCTCTCCACATCGACCGCTCGACGAGGCGACTGATGGCCTCTCGTTCGACGCTGGCTGGTGACCCTCTCCGGAGGAGCTCGACCCTGGCCTGTTTGTTTGAATCGTGTCTTCCGATAGTAACTCTTGgagtttaaattattgttatttgttcTCAGATTAGATGAGTTTTTGTTGAAGTAACCTAgttgtttcttaatttttaaactttctccTGATTGTTGGATAGACTTTGCGGATTTCAGTTTTTCGGCCAAGTTCTCTCCGAAAAGAAATTTGTCTCTAGTAGATTCTAAAACAGTTTCTTTCAGTTTCGTATTTGTACAGTAACTGATTAAATTACGGCGAGTTTTTGTTTCGGCGAAGTGAATGTCGCATAAGAGGCGACATGCGTCACTAATTGGTTTTAGGATCTTTTTAGTAGATTCATTAGAAATTACATCTTCTACGGCCTGTCCTAGAGCAGATATGGCGATGcctaattgtttttgtttttctctaATTGAAGAATCGCGTTTAGTAATGGCAGTTGTCAAGGCTGCCTTTGCCTCTGGGTTAAGCAGCGGTGCTGTTAAAAGATCACAATTACTTGGGATATAGTACTCCTCCATCAATTTGGCCTTTACCTCGGTGGATAAACCTTTGGCAAGAATTTCTTGCCATCTACTCGCGACATCTTTATGAAGCGGCTTCCCAAAAGAAACCTCTGCTTTTGGGGCATCACCTAACAGTGACAAAATATCGTCCTGTAACGCAATATCAGCATTTGTACTTTCCTGATTATCCTTTGAAGTCGACGGCGTCGGTTCCTGCACAGTATCGACTCCATCGGGCCCTCTGGAACTTCGTCGCTCCGGCTCTGGTGACGACACTGATGCCGCTGTTAGGGGCGAGTAGGGAGGCCGCGGTGGTGTTTCCGAGCCAGATGAATGACCCCTCTGATCGTACGTATCCGTACCAGAATCTGTATGGATTTAAATGACAACTGTAGAACTTGTCATACAATGCGGCTGGTGTTCTGTTAAGGAGCCCCTGGGTTACAGCCGGTTTTTTGCTATAAGACAGGCCAAGTGAATGATGAAAATGTTTGACTGTATAGCGCAGCCGCTACCCCCTTAAGGGGCCAAGTAAATACTGCAGATTCTTTGGTGCATAGCGCGGCTGATACCCCCTTAAGGGGCCAAGTAAATACTGCATATCTTTTGCTGTACAGCGCGGCTGATACCCCCTTAAGGAGCCAAGTGAATAACTTCACATTATTTGCTGTACAGCGCGGCCGATACCCCCTTAAGGGGCCAAGTAAAGACTGCATAGTCGTCGCTGTACAGCGCGGCCGATACCCCCTTAAGGGGCCAAGTAAAGACTGCATAGTCGTCGCTGTACAGCGCGGCCGATACCCCCTTAAGGGGCCAAGTAAAGACTGCATAGTCGTCGCTGTACAGCGCGGCCGATACCCCCTTAAGGGGCCAAGTAAAGACTGCATAGTCGTCGCTGTACAGCAAGGCCGATACCCCCTTAAGGGGCTAAGTGAATACTGCAGATTTTCGCTGTACCTTATTATTCTTCTTCAagtaatcaaataatatactaGTCATCAATAAACAGACACTTACCCTCTGTATCAGATGATTCGATTACACgtttcttctttcttcttaACTTTCCTTGAAGTCTTCTTATTTTCCTACGAATTTCCTCCTCATGTTCCGTTGATTTCCTTTTCCCCATGTTTAAAGATCACTACTAATACACTACAATATACGTCGTGAAAAGACGTGCGAAGGCTAGCACATGAAAATGCACAAAATGAGCCAAGAGCGGGCGCTGCTCACCGTAGGTGAGGGTAGAAAGTGGGGGtaaacaacaattttatatattttttttaaattttgatacaaaTGTGCGTGAAGGTAGTGCATGGCAATGCCACTATACGTTATGTAAACCATAAATCGCGAGAATGAATCtgtgaaacacaatattagttaggaataGTTATTATTAGGAATTtaggattaaaattaaaaagtgtgtTTTCCCAGAATTTGTGGAACATTGCCAACGACAGTATAGTCGACAATTTTTGTTTAGGTAATCTAGTTAAGTACGACTCCCAGaataaaaaatcgaaagtAGGTGTTTTCATTTTGAGAGTTAGaggattttataaatttgcaaAACCCAAA encodes:
- the LOC128677120 gene encoding uncharacterized protein LOC128677120; translated protein: MGKRKSTEHEEEIRRKIRRLQGKLRRKKKRVIESSDTEDSGTDTYDQRGHSSGSETPPRPPYSPLTAASVSSPEPERRSSRGPDGVDTVQEPTPSTSKDNQESTNADIALQDDILSLLGDAPKAEVSFGKPLHKDVASRWQEILAKGLSTEVKAKLMEEYYIPSNCDLLTAPLLNPEAKAALTTAITKRDSSIREKQKQLGIAISALGQAVEDVISNESTKKILKPISDACRLLCDIHFAETKTRRNLISYCTNTKLKETVLESTRDKFLFGENLAEKLKSAKSIQQSGESLKIKKQLGYFNKNSSNLRTNNNNLNSKSYYRKTRFKQTGQGRAPPERVTSQRRTRGHQSPRRAVDVERQKRSAYRK